The window GATCCCGACCCCAAACAAGAGCAAATAACTCCAGGAGAAATCATCCGCCCGTTGGCTGCGCCAGGTTTTCAGCGCTTGCGGGAAAAAACTGGAGGTGGTCAGGGTGGCTGCCAAAAGGCCAATCCAAAGGGTTAGGTTCACCGTGTTCGCTCCGGCTCACAAAAGCCCTGCAAAGGATGGGTTCGTTCCAAATCCGTCAGCCCTTTGGCTTGGACTAATACCCCAAAGCCCCCCAACCCAATCGGATCCAACAGCGCGTGTAGAGCCTGTCGCCGCTGCAAAACTTGGCTGATATCCACAGTGTCGGTGGCTTGGCTAAGGGCTGCCAGCCGTTCCGTCAGGCCCAAACACACCAAAAAGCTACTTTGACGAGTCCATCCCAACGTCTGTAATCCCAAGATTTCCCCGACCTGCTGTAGGGTTGTGAAGTCCACATGGGCAGTGAGGTCTTGGGATCCCACTTGAACATAGGGATCCGCGTAGGTGCTGTGCTGACGATAGGCCAAGAGGGTACCCTGAGACCGATGTGGGCTGTAGTAACGGTCAGCGGTATGGCCGTAGTCCAGGGTGAGCACATAACCCCGCCGTAACTTGCGGGCGAGCCATTCCAACCAGTCCAGCGCCTTCAGGTTAACCTCCGTTTGGTAACCCTCTGGATAACTTTCAATCGGGATCCCGAGGCGCACAAAATACTGCCGCAATGCCGGGGTCGAGAGTTCTCCCACTACCTCCTGGAAGCCACTTTCCCCCACCTCCACATAGATCTCCCGCAAGGCCCCACCCTGCACCTGCACCCGATGTACCGGAAAAGCATCCACCAGCTCATTGGAGAAAAAACACCCTGTCACCGACTGATCCGGGATCCCGTCTTGCTCCGCACCGTCCCACCAGCCCACCTTGTCTGCAAAGGCAGCCAACCGCTCCTGTTGCAACCGCTGTAGAGTGGCAGAACGCTCCAGAATCCGATAGTCCAAGGCTTGCCAAAACGGCGGGTAGTTGGTCTGCACATAGGTCAGCCAATCCCAGGCCAACTGACCACTGCCCGCCCCCATCTCGATCACAGAAAAACCTGTTGGGGATCCTAAAATCTGCCAGAACTGATGGATTTGCACCGCCAACAACTGGGCAAAATCCGCGGCTAGGTGCGGGGAAGTTAGGTAATCAGGGCCTATCGGGGATCCCTGCTCGTAGTAGCCCACTTCCGGCTCGTAAAGTGCCCACTCCATAAACTGGGCAAAGGTCACCCGCCCCTGCTGGGAAATGCGACCCTCGATCAATCGCTGTAACTTTTGCGAGGCTTGCGGCTGTGCAGACAGCCGATGTTGAAGGGATCCCACTTAGTTAACTCAGTGGACTCTGAATCATATCATGGATTCTCACTTATTCAAAGGGCGGCGAAAGTTCTGGCGAAACTGCCGGTTAGAAGCCAACAGTATCGGCCAGAGGGCAGATACCACCCACTTTTGGGATCCCGAATAGATACGATCCGCTTTACGAGCCGAGTACCAAACTCCGCCACCGTAGATTGCCAACAGCAAAACAGGCCACATCGCTCAGCTTCCTTATCAACACAAGATCAACACGGGAGAGCCCTACAGGTTTGCAAACTGGGTAGAAGACCTAGGAAAGGGATCCCGAATCAGTAAGCATCCTGCAGTTCATAAAAGTCGGGAGTGATGTAATCTTTGCGCAGCGGCCAGCCCACCCAGTCTTCCGGCATCAGGATTCGTTTCAGGTTGGGATGTCCCTCAAAGACAATGCCGTACATGTCGTAGGTTTCCCGCTCTTGCCAGTCGGCTGACTTCCAAATCCAGTACACCGAGGGTAGCCGTGGATCCTGACGGGGCAACTTCACCTGCAGCCGCACCTCCTGCGGACGATCCGCTCCATCGGCTAGCTTGATCAGATGGTAGAGGCTAACCAACGGTTGTCCTGCCCCCAAGTCGTAGCCACACTGACACTGTAAGTAGTTAAAGCCATAGGCATAAAGAGCGGTACACAGCGGCAAGAGAAACTCCCGGGGCACCTCCAGCCGCTCCACCCCCGCTGCATCTCTCCCCAAGTACTGGTGCTCGAAGCCATTATCTGTCAAAAACTGAGAGACAGGGCCACGTTCCACCACAACGGGCTGCTCTGCACCCAAGTCCTGTCCAGAGTCTCGCGTTTGATTTTCCTGAGTCCCATTCTCCTCTGCCATCTCACATCCCTCCCCGTAGCGCTTTCAGTTGCTGCTCGGCCCGCTTCAGATCCGCTGTTTGCAAAGCTGGAGGAACAGGCAAGCCGATTGCAGCGACCAATTCTGGTGGAGGAGCCTGACGCGTTTCACTTTCTAGGTACTTACCTGTGATGATCTCGGGTACAGGCTTGAGATTGTGCTTAACAGTGTAGTAACGGTGAGTTTGCTGCAGACGGCCCCGCTCCCGCATATCTTCAGCAGCAATCTTTTTGCGCAGCTTGACAATGGCATCCATGATCGCTTCCGGACGAGGCGGGCAGCCGGGAATGTACACATCCACCGGGATCAGCTTATCCACACCGCGCACAGCCGTGTAGGAATCGGAGCTGAACATGCCACCGGTAATGGTGCAGGCCCCCATGGCAATCACATACTTGGGCTCGGGCATCTGTTGGTAGAGCTTCACCAAAGCGGGCGCCATCTTCATGGTTACGGTTCCCGCCGTGATGATCAAATCCGCTGTACGGGGAGAAGAACGGGGCAACAGGCCAAACCGGTCAAAGTCAAATCGGGATCCGAGCATGGCCGCAAACTCGATAAAGCAACAGGCAGTGCCGTAGAGCAGAGGCCAGAGGCTAGACATTTTGGCCCAGTTGTAGAGGTCGTTCACAGTGGTGAGAACGACATTATTTGAAAGGTCAGTAGTCACTGTCGGGGCTGCCCCCGGAAACAAAACCTGCGACTCCTTAGAGGTCATGACCATTCCAGCGCTCCTTTTCTCCAGGCGTACACAAGGCCAACTACAAGGATGGCGATAAAAATCAGGGCCTCCACGAAGGCCAATAGCCCCAAGCGATGAAAGGCCACCGCCCAGGGATAGAGAAACACCGTCTCCACGTCAAAAATGACAAAGACGAGGGCAAACATGTAATAGCGAATGTTGAACTGGATCCAGGCTTGCCCCACCGGTTCCATGCCCGACTCATAGGTACTGCGTCGCAAGGAACCCCGACGCTTTGGGGCCAACCAAGCGGAGGCTGCCAGAGCCAAGATCGGCAGCAAAGAGCACAGGATCAGAAAAACCAGTAAATACTCGTAGCCGGGTAGAACAAACACAACGCTAGACCGCCCGATTGCTCAACATTTAGATACGTTTCCAGTATAGAGCCAGTCTGTAGCCCTCCTGTGCTCGCAGATCTTCAATTCTGGTAATGGTCACGATTGCTCTGAGCAGGATCTTGCCAGAGGATAGGCCCCCAAGGATCCCTGCATTAATGTGCTGCCAGAGCCATTCTGAGCCATCCGGTTAAGATCAAGGCGAACCCTGAGGGGGTGTGAAAATGCTCCACTACGATCCCCGTGCTTGCTTGCCCTCTGCGGCTGAGTTACCCGACTCGGATGATACACCTGTGGATAACGAGTTACAGAACCTGATTCCCAATCTGCTGGGGGCAATTCTGGGCTGGGTATGGGCTGAGCGCACCGACTGGTTCTTCGGAGTGGATATGGGCATCTACTATGCTGCTGGCGAACCACCTCTAGTGCCAGATGGGTTCTTAAGTCTGGGGGTTGAGCGCTTCGTGAATGGTAGTGAGGGCCGACTGAGCTATGTCCTTTGGGAAGAAAACGGGATCCCACCCATTTTTGTTCTAGAAGTAGTGTCTCGCACCTACGGCGGTGAGTATGAACGGAAGAAGACTGACTATGCCAAGCTCGGGATCCTCTACTACGCCATTTATGTGCCCTCACGTCGTTATTGGCGTAACCGACCTTCCCTAGAGATTTATCGCCTCGTCAACGGGGTTTACGAATTACAGGGAGAACATCTGTGGATGCCGGAAGTAGGCCTGGCTCTGGGCAAAGAAAATGGGATCCACTTGGGTTGGGAACGAGAATGGCTTTACTGGTATGACTCGCAAGGACAGAGGCTGCCCACCCCTGAAGAACTGGCCAAGGTTGCGTTGCAAGAGCGTGAACGGGCCAATCGTTTGGCAGAACGGCTGCGAGCCTTGGGAGTTGATCCAGCAGATCTGGATTGAGGTGACTGCGGGATCCTGAAAACCCGAGAATTACAAGAATAGGCTAATCGACTTTTTCGGATCTCTGGCGGCGCTTTTCCCACCAACCCCAAACCCCACTCAGCAAAGCCCCGGCCATCAGGATCCCTAGCGCTGGCTGAAACAAAGGCAACCACAGCCGCATCCAAAGTTTATAACCCAGCGGGATCCCAGCAAAGGCGCCTGTTACCGAAAAGACAAACCAAACAAATCCGGCAAACACTAGAAAAACGATGGCAACCAGCACATTATCCAGCCAGCGTTTGAAATCCGAGGAGGTCATAGAGAGGGGGATAAAAGTGGGACAGGAAAAAGTCTGGCGTACAGGTGCAAAGGAGGGACGCACCCTAAATCCTATCAGGATCCTTACGGGGTGATGGAGTTATGAGCGGAGATCCCGACGTTCGGCGGCCCGCTGAATACGATTTTGGGCAAAAATTCGCTCTACTTTGCGTCCTTCCCGCCAAAGCTGCAGCGAGAGAGGTTCTTCATGGAGGGGATCTGGGGTTCTTGGAGACACTACTTGTCGAGAGTCCTTTTGGGCTAGCGCTGCAGGTCGAGGTACAGGTTGAGGAGAAACCGCTTGCACAATGGGCGATTCTCCCCGCAAAAAACGCAGATAGCGACGCAGCCAATTCTCCCGTTGCGACGGCAACACCGTTAAAGATGGGCGACCCCATTTTGATTGCATATCATCCTCTCCACAGGCCGACAGGCGGGCTCACCAAAAAGTGTTAGGCTTAGCACTTGATTCACTAAATTTAGTAAGTCCTGGACTTAGGCTACCTGCAAATCACTGTTCAGTCAAGATATAGTGGGAAGGAGCTCCGTCTACCACAATCTGTAGTGTTGAATCCGATGCAATCCCCTTCCAGCTCCACGTTTGCAGCCCGCCTGCGACAGGTCATCGGTAATGAGGCCATTTATGCGTTTGGTCGCCGGGCCGGAATCAGCGATACTGCCCTCCGCAGCTACTTAAAGGGATCCGTCCCTAGCATTGACAAAGCTCTGCAAATTGCCCAAGTGGGCCAGGTGAACCTGAGTTGGCTCATCACGGGCGAGGGATCCCCGCAGGTGCAGGCGACCGACGCGGAAACAGAGTATGTCTATGTGCCTTTTATCGATGTGGCCGCCTCCGCCGGGACGGGGGTCTTGGTGCGGGAGGAATCGATTGAATCGGTGATCGGGTTTGAACGGAACTGGTTGCGGGCGCACCTGAAGGGAAACCCCGCTGAGCTCAGCCTGATTCGGGTGCAGGGGGATAGTATGTCTCCCACCTTAGAAGATGGGGATTTGATCTTTGTGGAACGGCAAGAGGGGGAAGACACCAGCCGCGAGGGTATTTACGTTTTTCAAATGGATGGGGATCTACTGGTCAAACGGCTGCAGCGCCTGCCCGGATCCCAGGTCAAAGTGATCAGCGACAATCCCCGCTTTCCACCCTTTACGGTTGATTTAGCGGATCCCGCCCATGGGTTGACCATCATTGGGCGCTATCGAGGCCGCATCAGTTTCGACTAGCGGGAAGTGGCAGCCAGACCGTCCGAGAATCCCCTTGGCAAGATCTTGCCTCTGGCTAGGATTGGGTAAAATTCCCAGCCTAAGTCTGTCCATTCAGCCGGAGGTTCGCCATCGATGCCGCGTCTACCCCGCCGCCCACACTCCCCTTCTTCACTCCACTTGTCACTTAACCTTCTCAGTGGGATCCTTTTGCTTAGCAGCGGCATCCTTGCCGGGATGCTACTGCCTCAGCAGGCTCAAACCCAGACCCAGCCAGACCCAGGCTCTTCTCTCCCTGACCCGACTTTGCCGACCCCTCAGATCCTGGCCACTCTCTCTCCACCCCAACCCCAGGCCAACCCTCCGGCAGTGGATCCGGCAGACCGCGAGAGCTTTACCGACATCGAAGCGGAAATCCGGGAAATGCGCCAGCAGGTCATTCAGTTGTTGATGCGGCTGGAAGAACTGGAATCGCGCCTGCAACGGTTGCGTTCCCAGACAGGGGATCCAGACCGGGTGACAGAGTCTTCTACCACGGCTGAGATTGCTACTGGAGCAGCGAATGGAGAGACAGATACAGACAGCACTCTGTCCCAACCCACCCCTACCCCCACAGCAACTCCCACCCCGACATCGTTTCAGGTGGGCACCCAAACCATCAGCCTACCGGGGGATCTGTTGTTTGATTTTGACAAAGCAGAAATTCGCCC of the Thermostichus vulcanus str. 'Rupite' genome contains:
- a CDS encoding SemiSWEET family sugar transporter, translated to MNLTLWIGLLAATLTTSSFFPQALKTWRSQRADDFSWSYLLLFGVGILMWDLYGLLRQDTAITLANTITLALIGVIILTKFRSER
- a CDS encoding class I SAM-dependent methyltransferase, whose translation is MGSLQHRLSAQPQASQKLQRLIEGRISQQGRVTFAQFMEWALYEPEVGYYEQGSPIGPDYLTSPHLAADFAQLLAVQIHQFWQILGSPTGFSVIEMGAGSGQLAWDWLTYVQTNYPPFWQALDYRILERSATLQRLQQERLAAFADKVGWWDGAEQDGIPDQSVTGCFFSNELVDAFPVHRVQVQGGALREIYVEVGESGFQEVVGELSTPALRQYFVRLGIPIESYPEGYQTEVNLKALDWLEWLARKLRRGYVLTLDYGHTADRYYSPHRSQGTLLAYRQHSTYADPYVQVGSQDLTAHVDFTTLQQVGEILGLQTLGWTRQSSFLVCLGLTERLAALSQATDTVDISQVLQRRQALHALLDPIGLGGFGVLVQAKGLTDLERTHPLQGFCEPERTR
- a CDS encoding NAD(P)H-quinone oxidoreductase subunit J; this translates as MAEENGTQENQTRDSGQDLGAEQPVVVERGPVSQFLTDNGFEHQYLGRDAAGVERLEVPREFLLPLCTALYAYGFNYLQCQCGYDLGAGQPLVSLYHLIKLADGADRPQEVRLQVKLPRQDPRLPSVYWIWKSADWQERETYDMYGIVFEGHPNLKRILMPEDWVGWPLRKDYITPDFYELQDAY
- a CDS encoding NADH dehydrogenase subunit K; the encoded protein is MTSKESQVLFPGAAPTVTTDLSNNVVLTTVNDLYNWAKMSSLWPLLYGTACCFIEFAAMLGSRFDFDRFGLLPRSSPRTADLIITAGTVTMKMAPALVKLYQQMPEPKYVIAMGACTITGGMFSSDSYTAVRGVDKLIPVDVYIPGCPPRPEAIMDAIVKLRKKIAAEDMRERGRLQQTHRYYTVKHNLKPVPEIITGKYLESETRQAPPPELVAAIGLPVPPALQTADLKRAEQQLKALRGGM
- the ndhC gene encoding photosynthetic/respiratory NAD(P)H-quinone oxidoreductase subunit C, producing MFVLPGYEYLLVFLILCSLLPILALAASAWLAPKRRGSLRRSTYESGMEPVGQAWIQFNIRYYMFALVFVIFDVETVFLYPWAVAFHRLGLLAFVEALIFIAILVVGLVYAWRKGALEWS
- a CDS encoding Uma2 family endonuclease; this translates as MLHYDPRACLPSAAELPDSDDTPVDNELQNLIPNLLGAILGWVWAERTDWFFGVDMGIYYAAGEPPLVPDGFLSLGVERFVNGSEGRLSYVLWEENGIPPIFVLEVVSRTYGGEYERKKTDYAKLGILYYAIYVPSRRYWRNRPSLEIYRLVNGVYELQGEHLWMPEVGLALGKENGIHLGWEREWLYWYDSQGQRLPTPEELAKVALQERERANRLAERLRALGVDPADLD
- a CDS encoding XRE family transcriptional regulator — translated: MQSPSSSTFAARLRQVIGNEAIYAFGRRAGISDTALRSYLKGSVPSIDKALQIAQVGQVNLSWLITGEGSPQVQATDAETEYVYVPFIDVAASAGTGVLVREESIESVIGFERNWLRAHLKGNPAELSLIRVQGDSMSPTLEDGDLIFVERQEGEDTSREGIYVFQMDGDLLVKRLQRLPGSQVKVISDNPRFPPFTVDLADPAHGLTIIGRYRGRISFD
- a CDS encoding OmpA family protein, which gives rise to MPRLPRRPHSPSSLHLSLNLLSGILLLSSGILAGMLLPQQAQTQTQPDPGSSLPDPTLPTPQILATLSPPQPQANPPAVDPADRESFTDIEAEIREMRQQVIQLLMRLEELESRLQRLRSQTGDPDRVTESSTTAEIATGAANGETDTDSTLSQPTPTPTATPTPTSFQVGTQTISLPGDLLFDFDKAEIRPEAAALLAQVAESLQSMPEARIQVNGHTDNIGSLNYNLALSLRRANAVKDYLIKLLPEDNRISWTTSGFGPTAPVADNDTEAGRQRNRRVDLIIAP